The Micromonospora sp. WMMD961 genome has a segment encoding these proteins:
- a CDS encoding ricin-type beta-trefoil lectin domain protein produces MGTPLLRRLRTPALPALALVLTAGLWAAPATAAPAQEPGVTLRVFDVQVPLSELCTLKPAQTPNVDKLMSTINWTSAADFGFEDNFVSQVLGNITTTQAGSYTFRLSSDDGSKLAIDNTVVINHDGLHGATPPKEGTVTLTAGLHPLRIDHFERGGGQQITLEWKTPGSSSFVVVPNSALSTDAGVVRVTAPGRKECEGIADTPGDGLPLTGVHPGYTLTNLRPGGFQPKVTGMDWLADGRLVVSTWGGSDQSGTSQDGEVWILGNTGGATTPGAVTTKKIAGGLKEPMGLKVVDGVVYVTEKQRLTRLVNTGGDEAAERLETVATWPYGGNFHEFAFGLLYADGFFYLNLSVSINSGGATTNPQPATNRGTTLKVNKDTGAVSYVAGGLRTPHGIGWGPEGGIFVTDNQGGWLPSSKLVHVKQGRFFNHYTNPAGPFDTNPVTPPVLWMPQNEIANSPSTPLYLTSGRYAGQFVIGDVTYGGLQRANVEKVNGEYQGALFRLTQGLEAGVSEVNIGPDGAIYVGGLGAGGNWGQTGKLSYGLQKLTPNTATTFEMLAMRATTTGFEVEYTQPVSATTAAELAARYKIKQWRYVATANYGGPKIDEETLTVTSATLSADGKKVSLAVAGRKAGRVVHLRSPRPFTSTSGQSLWSTEAWYTLNSIPGSPPPPTGGTITGVGGKCLDVDNAGTADGTKIQLWTCNGTAAQSWTRVGDTYRVLGKCLDVDNGGTANGTKIQLWTCNGTGAQVWQPQGDGSIRNPQSGKIMEAAGGNTGDGTQIQLGTYAGGAHQKWVVSSGVTG; encoded by the coding sequence ATGGGCACACCCCTGCTACGCCGACTCCGCACTCCCGCCCTGCCTGCGCTCGCGCTCGTCCTCACCGCCGGTCTCTGGGCCGCTCCGGCCACCGCCGCCCCTGCCCAGGAACCGGGCGTCACACTGCGCGTCTTCGACGTGCAGGTGCCGCTCTCCGAGCTCTGCACCCTCAAACCCGCGCAGACCCCCAACGTGGACAAGCTGATGTCCACCATCAACTGGACCTCGGCGGCCGACTTCGGCTTCGAGGACAACTTCGTCTCGCAGGTACTCGGCAACATCACCACCACCCAGGCCGGCAGCTACACGTTCCGACTCAGCAGCGACGACGGGTCCAAGCTCGCCATCGACAACACCGTGGTGATCAACCACGACGGGTTGCACGGCGCGACCCCACCGAAGGAGGGCACCGTCACCCTCACCGCCGGCCTGCACCCGCTGCGCATCGACCACTTCGAGCGTGGCGGTGGGCAGCAGATCACCCTGGAGTGGAAGACGCCCGGTTCCTCGTCCTTCGTGGTCGTACCGAACTCCGCGTTGAGCACCGACGCCGGCGTGGTGCGGGTGACCGCACCCGGACGCAAGGAGTGCGAGGGCATCGCCGACACTCCCGGCGACGGCCTGCCACTGACCGGGGTGCACCCGGGCTACACGCTGACCAATCTGCGACCCGGCGGCTTCCAGCCGAAGGTCACCGGGATGGACTGGCTGGCCGACGGCCGGCTCGTCGTCTCCACCTGGGGCGGCAGCGACCAGTCCGGCACGTCCCAGGACGGTGAGGTCTGGATCCTCGGCAACACCGGCGGCGCGACCACTCCGGGTGCCGTGACGACCAAGAAGATCGCCGGTGGGCTGAAGGAGCCGATGGGGCTGAAGGTCGTCGACGGGGTGGTCTACGTGACCGAGAAGCAGCGGCTGACCCGGCTGGTGAACACCGGCGGCGACGAGGCAGCCGAGCGCCTGGAGACCGTCGCCACCTGGCCGTACGGGGGCAACTTCCACGAGTTCGCGTTCGGCCTGCTCTACGCCGACGGGTTCTTCTACCTGAACCTGTCGGTGTCGATCAACTCCGGCGGCGCCACCACCAACCCGCAGCCCGCCACCAACCGGGGCACCACCCTCAAGGTCAACAAGGACACCGGCGCGGTCAGCTACGTCGCCGGCGGCCTGCGGACCCCGCACGGCATCGGCTGGGGCCCGGAGGGCGGCATCTTCGTCACCGACAACCAGGGCGGTTGGCTGCCCTCGTCGAAGCTCGTGCACGTCAAGCAGGGCCGGTTCTTCAACCACTACACGAACCCGGCCGGTCCGTTCGACACCAACCCGGTCACCCCGCCGGTGCTGTGGATGCCGCAGAACGAGATCGCCAACTCTCCCAGCACCCCGCTGTACCTGACCAGCGGCCGGTACGCCGGCCAGTTCGTCATCGGCGACGTCACCTACGGCGGTCTGCAACGCGCCAACGTGGAGAAGGTCAACGGCGAGTACCAGGGCGCTTTGTTCCGGCTCACCCAGGGCCTGGAGGCGGGTGTCTCCGAGGTCAACATCGGCCCGGACGGCGCGATCTACGTCGGCGGGCTCGGCGCGGGCGGCAACTGGGGCCAGACCGGCAAGCTGTCGTACGGCCTGCAGAAGCTCACCCCGAACACCGCCACCACGTTCGAGATGCTCGCGATGCGCGCCACCACCACGGGCTTCGAGGTGGAGTACACCCAGCCGGTCTCGGCGACGACCGCCGCCGAGCTGGCCGCGCGCTACAAGATCAAGCAATGGCGGTACGTGGCGACGGCGAACTACGGCGGGCCGAAGATCGACGAGGAGACGTTGACCGTCACCTCGGCCACCCTGTCGGCGGACGGCAAGAAGGTCAGCCTCGCGGTGGCCGGCCGCAAGGCCGGCCGGGTGGTGCACCTGCGCTCCCCGCGACCGTTCACCTCCACCAGCGGCCAGTCACTGTGGAGCACCGAGGCGTGGTACACGCTCAACTCCATCCCCGGCAGCCCGCCGCCGCCGACCGGCGGCACCATCACCGGTGTCGGCGGCAAGTGCCTGGACGTCGACAACGCGGGCACCGCCGACGGTACGAAGATCCAGCTCTGGACCTGCAACGGCACCGCGGCGCAGTCGTGGACACGGGTCGGCGACACGTACCGGGTGCTCGGCAAGTGCCTGGACGTCGACAATGGCGGCACCGCGAACGGCACGAAGATCCAGCTCTGGACCTGCAACGGCACCGGCGCGCAGGTCTGGCAGCCGCAGGGCGACGGGTCGATCCGCAACCCGCAGTCCGGCAAGATCATGGAGGCCGCCGGCGGTAACACCGGTGACGGCACCCAGATCCAGCTCGGCACGTACGCGGGCGGCGCACACCAGAAGTGGGTGGTCAGCAGCGGGGTAACCGGCTGA
- a CDS encoding DUF2267 domain-containing protein, whose protein sequence is MAELGFVDKVAARAGVPPEQARPLTEAVLRTLTERLSGGESGALAPHLADELSPLLVKAAEPPEAFGLDEFLRRVADRAGIDRPAAERGTRAVLQTMHRVVGHREFEDALAQLPADLRALAQPLPHGP, encoded by the coding sequence ATGGCCGAGCTGGGGTTCGTCGACAAGGTCGCGGCACGGGCGGGGGTTCCGCCGGAGCAGGCGCGCCCACTGACCGAGGCCGTTCTGCGGACCCTCACCGAGCGGCTCAGCGGCGGTGAGTCGGGCGCGTTGGCCCCGCACCTGGCCGACGAGCTGAGCCCGCTGCTGGTCAAGGCCGCCGAGCCACCGGAGGCGTTCGGCCTCGACGAGTTCCTGCGCCGGGTGGCCGACCGCGCCGGCATCGACCGTCCGGCCGCTGAGCGGGGCACCCGGGCGGTGCTCCAGACGATGCACCGGGTGGTCGGGCACCGCGAGTTCGAGGACGCGTTGGCCCAGCTCCCGGCGGATCTGCGGGCGCTGGCGCAGCCGCTGCCACACGGCCCCTGA
- a CDS encoding nuclear transport factor 2 family protein, with protein sequence MAVDLPDVIDRYFRAVNDRDLDAFVACFADTASVADEDRLYDGRASIRAWRQKTMDAYSYTAEPVRVTTQAGDSYLALTRVSGDFPGSPIELRYRFTLRDGLIGALDIRP encoded by the coding sequence ATGGCCGTCGACCTACCCGACGTGATCGACAGGTACTTCCGGGCCGTCAACGACCGGGACCTGGACGCCTTCGTCGCCTGCTTCGCGGACACCGCGAGTGTCGCCGACGAAGACCGGCTGTACGACGGGCGGGCGTCGATCCGCGCGTGGCGGCAGAAGACGATGGACGCCTACTCGTACACCGCCGAGCCGGTCCGGGTGACAACGCAGGCGGGCGACTCGTACCTGGCCCTGACCCGGGTCTCCGGCGACTTCCCCGGCAGCCCGATCGAACTGCGGTACCGGTTCACCCTGCGCGACGGCCTGATCGGCGCCCTGGACATCCGCCCGTAG
- a CDS encoding oxidoreductase, with the protein MPRVWLITGCSRGLGRALAEAVLADGDQLVATARNPTQLDALTEQYGDQVQAVALDVTDPAAARAAVDTAVDGFGRLDILVNNAGYADVAAIEDISEDDFRAQIDANFYGVVNLSRAVLPTMRAQGRGHIVQISSVGSRVASTGLGAYQSAKWAVSGFSAVLAREVETFGIRITSVEPGGLRTDWAGSSMSAPPISEPYRPVIDPAVQRLRQGSGKQPGDPVRAAQAIIRITQVDDPPLRLLLGADAVAAASAAAEALAASDARWRELSESIAYDTAT; encoded by the coding sequence GTGCCGCGAGTATGGCTCATCACCGGGTGTTCCCGTGGTCTCGGGCGTGCCCTCGCCGAGGCCGTGCTGGCCGACGGCGACCAACTGGTCGCCACTGCCCGGAATCCCACCCAGCTCGACGCCCTCACCGAGCAGTACGGTGACCAGGTCCAGGCGGTGGCCCTCGACGTCACCGACCCGGCCGCCGCCCGCGCCGCCGTCGACACCGCCGTGGACGGGTTCGGGCGCCTGGACATCCTGGTGAACAACGCCGGGTACGCCGACGTCGCCGCGATCGAGGACATCTCGGAGGACGACTTCCGCGCGCAGATCGACGCGAACTTCTACGGGGTGGTCAACCTGTCCCGCGCCGTGTTGCCCACGATGCGTGCGCAGGGGCGGGGGCACATCGTCCAGATCTCCAGCGTCGGCAGCCGGGTCGCCAGCACCGGTCTGGGCGCGTACCAGTCCGCCAAGTGGGCGGTCAGCGGCTTCTCCGCGGTGCTCGCCAGGGAGGTCGAGACGTTCGGGATCCGGATCACCAGCGTCGAGCCGGGCGGGTTGCGCACCGACTGGGCCGGTTCGTCGATGAGCGCCCCGCCGATCAGCGAGCCGTACCGTCCGGTCATCGACCCGGCCGTGCAGCGGCTGCGTCAGGGCAGCGGCAAGCAGCCGGGCGACCCGGTCCGGGCCGCTCAGGCGATCATCCGGATCACCCAGGTCGACGACCCACCCCTGCGGTTGCTGCTCGGTGCCGACGCGGTGGCGGCCGCCTCGGCTGCCGCCGAGGCCCTCGCGGCGTCCGACGCGCGGTGGCGGGAGCTGAGCGAGTCCATCGCCTACGACACGGCCACCTGA
- a CDS encoding ATP-binding protein — MPAEQRDTVIEPSAPAHFADTMAYQVATDVRALRAFVSAAALARGLPPHRVELLTLAVSELASNTLQHTTGGGRVLLWAESGHLFCDVVDRGPTRTFGLGMPATDAVRGRGLAIVEQICDEVVVLTNAGETVVRIRLTL, encoded by the coding sequence ATGCCCGCCGAGCAACGCGACACCGTGATCGAGCCGAGCGCTCCCGCCCACTTCGCGGACACCATGGCATACCAGGTGGCGACCGACGTGCGAGCGCTACGCGCGTTCGTCAGCGCCGCCGCGCTGGCCCGGGGCCTGCCGCCGCACCGGGTGGAACTGCTGACGCTGGCGGTCAGTGAGCTGGCCTCCAACACGTTGCAGCACACCACCGGCGGCGGTCGGGTCCTGCTCTGGGCCGAGTCGGGCCACCTGTTCTGCGACGTCGTCGACCGGGGACCGACGCGGACGTTCGGCCTGGGCATGCCGGCCACCGACGCGGTACGAGGCCGTGGGCTGGCGATCGTGGAGCAGATCTGCGACGAGGTCGTGGTGCTCACCAACGCCGGGGAGACCGTCGTACGGATCCGCCTGACCCTGTGA
- a CDS encoding nuclear transport factor 2 family protein, with protein sequence MPDSAREAELLDAERTLQAAQRAGDVDALDQLLVDQLICVGPDGRTYTKQEDLTAHRERRSVVRELVEEQLDLLVVGSTGVTFFLGRVAGTFDGAPYAARLRYTRTWIHDDPHGWRVLAAHISPV encoded by the coding sequence ATGCCGGACAGCGCACGCGAGGCAGAGCTGCTCGACGCCGAGCGCACCCTGCAGGCCGCCCAGCGGGCCGGCGACGTCGACGCCCTCGACCAACTGCTGGTCGACCAACTGATCTGCGTCGGCCCGGACGGCCGTACGTACACCAAGCAGGAGGACCTGACGGCACACCGGGAACGCCGCTCGGTGGTGCGGGAGTTGGTCGAGGAGCAGCTTGACCTGCTCGTCGTCGGGTCGACCGGGGTGACGTTCTTCCTGGGCCGGGTGGCCGGCACCTTCGACGGGGCGCCGTACGCGGCTCGCCTGCGCTACACCCGGACCTGGATACACGACGACCCGCACGGCTGGCGGGTCCTCGCCGCGCACATCAGCCCGGTCTGA
- a CDS encoding molybdenum cofactor biosysynthesis protein, translating into MPEIVELLASPVHRFLGRPADGPAPAPPGELVDAVLIRAGLGIVGDRYFGQQAHRDASVTVIAQESLPDGIGLAEVRRNILTNGIAVDELIGRVLVLDSGDGPVSLRVNRAARPCAWMDVTVGPGTWKALRTTGGIRCTPLNDGTLRVGPIDAVVT; encoded by the coding sequence ATGCCGGAGATCGTCGAGTTGCTGGCCTCGCCCGTGCACCGTTTCCTGGGCCGGCCAGCCGACGGCCCGGCACCCGCCCCACCCGGCGAGCTGGTCGACGCCGTCCTGATCCGGGCCGGCCTCGGCATCGTCGGCGACCGGTACTTCGGCCAGCAGGCACACCGCGACGCCAGCGTCACCGTCATCGCCCAGGAATCGCTGCCGGACGGCATCGGCCTGGCCGAGGTCCGGCGCAACATCCTGACCAACGGCATCGCCGTGGACGAGCTGATCGGCCGGGTGCTGGTGCTGGACTCCGGCGACGGTCCGGTGAGCCTGCGGGTCAACCGGGCGGCCCGGCCCTGCGCCTGGATGGACGTCACCGTCGGCCCGGGCACCTGGAAGGCACTGCGCACCACCGGCGGCATCCGCTGCACCCCGCTCAACGACGGCACCCTGCGCGTCGGCCCGATCGACGCCGTCGTCACCTGA
- the urtE gene encoding urea ABC transporter ATP-binding subunit UrtE codes for MLTLRGVHAGYGRSRVLHGVDLAVPPDGVAAVLGHNGAGKSTLLRVAAGLLRPSTGTVELDGEDVTRLGPHERVARGMAYVPQGQQCFPHLTAAENLRLVADGRRDGAVATAEVLDLFPALRPLLRRRAGLLSGGQRQQLAIARALITRPRLLMLDEPTEGIQPSVVAEIQERIVELTRQSGFSVLLVEQHLGFALRVADRYQVLESGRVTSHGDGGVTAERDVRAALAV; via the coding sequence ATGCTGACGCTGCGTGGAGTGCACGCCGGGTACGGCCGCAGTCGGGTGCTGCACGGCGTCGACCTGGCCGTCCCGCCGGACGGGGTGGCCGCGGTGCTCGGGCACAACGGCGCCGGCAAGAGCACCCTGCTGCGGGTCGCCGCCGGGCTGCTGCGCCCGAGCACCGGCACCGTCGAACTGGACGGCGAGGACGTCACCCGTCTCGGGCCGCACGAGCGGGTGGCGCGGGGGATGGCGTACGTCCCGCAGGGTCAACAGTGTTTCCCGCACCTGACCGCCGCGGAGAATCTGCGGTTGGTCGCCGACGGCCGGCGCGACGGCGCGGTGGCCACCGCCGAGGTACTGGACCTGTTTCCGGCGTTGCGTCCGCTGCTGCGGCGTCGGGCCGGGCTGCTCTCCGGCGGGCAGCGTCAACAGTTGGCCATCGCGCGCGCTCTGATCACCCGGCCGAGGCTGCTGATGCTCGACGAGCCGACCGAGGGCATCCAACCGTCGGTGGTCGCGGAGATCCAGGAACGAATCGTCGAGCTGACCCGGCAGTCCGGGTTCAGCGTGCTGCTCGTCGAGCAGCACCTGGGTTTCGCGCTGCGGGTGGCGGACCGTTACCAGGTGCTGGAGTCCGGCCGGGTCACCTCGCACGGCGACGGGGGTGTCACCGCGGAGCGCGACGTCCGGGCGGCCCTGGCGGTCTGA
- the urtD gene encoding urea ABC transporter ATP-binding protein UrtD, translating into MSGERLDGLSVRDVRVSFDGFTAVDGVSLEVPAGDIRFLIGPNGAGKTTLVDAITGLVRATGSVRFGDDELLGRPVHRISRLGIGRTFQTSAVFEELSVLQNLDIAAGARRGWATLARRRRGVPDDVAAALETIGLVDRAEHLAGTLAHGQKQWLEIGMLLVQDARLLLLDEPVAGMSHEERDATGTLLETVSRDRTVVVIEHDMDFLRRFARSVTVLHAGRVLSEGTVAQVQADPRVQEVYLGHPVDAGSARTGLEA; encoded by the coding sequence ATGAGCGGCGAGCGGTTGGACGGGTTGTCCGTCCGTGACGTGCGGGTCAGCTTCGACGGTTTCACTGCCGTCGACGGCGTCTCGCTGGAGGTGCCCGCCGGTGACATCCGGTTCCTGATCGGGCCGAACGGGGCCGGCAAGACCACTCTCGTCGACGCGATCACCGGGCTGGTCCGGGCCACCGGCTCGGTCCGGTTCGGAGACGACGAGCTGTTGGGCCGCCCGGTGCACCGGATCAGCCGCCTGGGCATCGGGCGGACGTTCCAGACGTCGGCGGTCTTCGAGGAGCTGTCGGTGTTGCAGAACCTCGACATCGCGGCGGGCGCCCGGCGCGGCTGGGCGACCCTGGCCCGCCGTCGGCGGGGTGTCCCCGACGACGTGGCGGCCGCGCTGGAGACCATCGGGCTGGTCGACCGGGCCGAACACCTCGCCGGGACGCTCGCGCACGGCCAGAAGCAGTGGCTGGAGATCGGGATGCTGCTGGTACAGGACGCGCGGCTGCTGCTGCTCGACGAACCGGTCGCCGGCATGAGCCACGAGGAACGCGACGCCACCGGGACGCTGCTGGAGACGGTGAGCCGGGACCGCACGGTCGTCGTGATCGAGCACGACATGGACTTCCTGCGCCGGTTCGCCCGCAGCGTCACCGTGCTGCACGCCGGACGGGTGCTCAGCGAGGGCACGGTGGCGCAGGTCCAGGCGGACCCGCGCGTGCAGGAGGTCTACCTTGGCCACCCGGTCGACGCCGGGTCGGCCCGCACCGGCCTGGAGGCATGA
- the urtC gene encoding urea ABC transporter permease subunit UrtC, with protein sequence MTAFTPAPPDTAVRPAPAGAVPPGRPAGRSRVRTLAGFAFGAALLFAVAPLVLSDFRLSLLAKYLCVAMVAVGIGIAWGRGGMLTLGQGVFFGLGGYAMAMHLKLADAGPGGMPDFMQLYGQLDELPLWWRPFASPWFALPATVLLPMAVAFGLGSLVFRRRVRGAYFAILSQALAAAMVILLIGQQGTTGGTNGLTDIKGFFGYDLDDPVNQRMVYFVIAGTLLALLALARQLIHSRYGELLVAVRDGEERVRFLGYDPASVKLVAYVVAAGMAGLAGALFVPAVGIISPALIGIVPSIEFVIGVAVGGRATLLGPVLGAVAVAWARTALSERFPGTWTYLQGLLFVVVVAFLPGGLASLWALARRRDGGATPARRGWLRPGRRRAEREVSAA encoded by the coding sequence ATGACCGCCTTCACCCCCGCGCCACCCGACACCGCCGTTCGCCCGGCACCCGCCGGGGCCGTACCACCGGGGCGGCCCGCCGGTCGCTCGCGGGTGCGGACCCTGGCCGGCTTCGCGTTCGGCGCGGCGCTGCTGTTCGCCGTCGCGCCGCTGGTGTTGTCGGACTTCCGGCTGTCCCTGCTCGCCAAGTACCTCTGCGTCGCCATGGTCGCGGTGGGGATCGGGATCGCCTGGGGCCGGGGCGGCATGCTCACCCTCGGCCAGGGGGTCTTCTTCGGCCTCGGCGGCTACGCGATGGCGATGCACCTCAAGCTCGCCGACGCGGGCCCGGGTGGGATGCCCGACTTCATGCAGCTGTACGGGCAGCTCGACGAACTGCCACTGTGGTGGCGACCGTTCGCCAGCCCGTGGTTCGCGCTGCCCGCGACGGTGCTGTTGCCGATGGCGGTCGCCTTCGGGTTGGGCTCGCTGGTCTTCCGCCGCCGCGTCCGGGGCGCGTACTTCGCCATCCTCAGCCAGGCGCTCGCCGCCGCGATGGTGATCCTGCTGATCGGCCAGCAGGGCACCACCGGTGGCACCAACGGGCTCACCGACATCAAGGGCTTCTTCGGGTACGACCTGGACGACCCGGTCAACCAGCGGATGGTCTACTTCGTCATCGCCGGCACACTGTTGGCGTTGCTCGCGCTGGCCCGTCAGCTCATCCACAGTCGCTACGGCGAGCTGCTGGTGGCGGTCCGCGACGGCGAGGAACGGGTCCGCTTCCTCGGCTACGACCCGGCATCGGTCAAGCTGGTGGCGTACGTGGTCGCGGCGGGGATGGCGGGCCTGGCCGGGGCGCTGTTCGTGCCGGCCGTGGGCATCATCTCGCCCGCGCTGATCGGCATCGTCCCGTCGATCGAGTTCGTCATCGGCGTCGCGGTGGGCGGTCGGGCGACCCTGCTCGGCCCGGTGCTCGGCGCGGTGGCGGTGGCCTGGGCGCGTACCGCCCTCTCCGAGCGGTTCCCGGGCACGTGGACGTACCTCCAGGGGTTGCTCTTCGTGGTCGTGGTGGCGTTCCTGCCCGGTGGTCTGGCGTCGCTGTGGGCGCTGGCCCGCCGTCGTGACGGCGGCGCCACGCCAGCCCGGCGCGGGTGGTTACGACCGGGCCGACGACGCGCCGAGCGGGAGGTGTCGGCGGCATGA
- the urtB gene encoding urea ABC transporter permease subunit UrtB: MTVLFGQLFTGISIGAVLLLIALGLALTFGQMNVINMAHGEFIMAGAYTTYVLQQSITGAGWSLVVALPVAFVVAGTMGALLELLLIRRLYARPLDTLLVTWGVSLMLQQLARDIFGSPNVQTRAPELLTGNVALPGGLTIANNRLFILALALAAVAALTLALRLTPLGRRIRAVVQNRDLAAVSGIATSRVDRTTFFVGSGLAGLAGVALTLLGPIGPTMGTNLIIDAFLVVVVGGIGQLKGSVIVAFALGVLQATGEYLTTLSVAKVIVFVAIVAFLQWRPQGLFTLRTRSLA; this comes from the coding sequence GTGACAGTCCTCTTCGGTCAACTCTTCACCGGCATCAGCATCGGCGCGGTGTTGCTGCTCATCGCGCTCGGCCTCGCGCTGACCTTCGGCCAGATGAACGTGATCAACATGGCGCACGGTGAGTTCATCATGGCCGGCGCGTACACCACCTACGTCCTGCAGCAGAGCATCACCGGGGCCGGCTGGTCGTTGGTGGTCGCGCTACCGGTGGCATTCGTGGTCGCCGGCACGATGGGCGCGCTCCTGGAACTGCTGCTCATCCGCCGGCTGTACGCGCGACCGCTGGACACCCTGCTGGTCACCTGGGGCGTGTCGCTGATGCTGCAACAGCTGGCCCGGGACATCTTCGGCAGCCCGAACGTGCAGACCCGCGCGCCGGAACTGCTCACCGGCAACGTGGCGCTCCCCGGCGGGCTGACCATCGCGAACAACCGGCTGTTCATCCTGGCCCTGGCGCTGGCCGCCGTCGCGGCGCTCACCCTGGCGCTGCGGCTCACCCCACTCGGGCGTCGCATCCGCGCGGTGGTGCAGAACCGGGACCTCGCCGCGGTGTCCGGCATCGCCACCTCACGGGTCGACCGGACGACCTTCTTCGTCGGGTCCGGCCTGGCCGGGCTCGCCGGGGTGGCGCTCACCCTGCTCGGCCCGATCGGCCCGACCATGGGCACCAACCTGATCATCGACGCCTTCCTGGTCGTCGTGGTCGGCGGGATCGGCCAGCTCAAGGGCAGCGTGATCGTCGCCTTCGCCCTCGGCGTCCTCCAGGCCACCGGGGAGTACCTCACCACCCTCAGCGTCGCCAAGGTGATCGTGTTCGTGGCGATCGTCGCGTTCCTCCAGTGGCGGCCACAGGGCCTGTTCACCCTGCGGACCAGGAGCCTCGCATGA